The genome window ATTATAAAGCAGAATGGTATCCTTTTCAAAGCGCATAGCAATTCTTATCGCATCTTCAAAACTAAAATCACCAGACTTAAACGCAGCAGTATAATCAAAATTGAAGACATCATGCGAGTCAATCAAAGCCATTACATACTGAGTATATTCTTCAAAGTCGCTTCCAGGAGGAATTTCAATGTGTCCTAACCTATCTCGCATCCCTCTGAAAAAGAGCTCATGTCGGGATTCTTCCTCAGCAAAAAAATCAAAAAACTCTTTTGCTGCAGGATCTTCAGCTTCATCAGCCGCAAGCAGATAAAACGCCTGTCCTTTCTGCTCAATGCGCATAGCCAGTTCAACAACTTCACTGGCAGTAAAAAAAGCTACCATTTCAACCCCTTATGGAATTAAATTTATTTAAATCATATCATACTAGACGCGTTTTTAATAAGCACTACTATAACACCCTATGTATATGATTAATTAATATGAAGCACCCTTGCGAAAAGCGCAACCCAAAACAACAAACCATGTTTACTTTTTTGATAGACAGGCTACAAAAAAGATAAAACTTATTTTCTTATAAGTTAAAGTTCAGGTATAGTCAGTCAGAAATGGATAGCCTTTTATAATTGTATTTTCTATAAAAACAGAACTAATCTAAGTCAGATCAGCATACGCTTAATAATATTGAATGCGCAACGTGGAGGTTTTTATGACTGAGGACACTACCAACGATCCTACACTACAGCTCTTTGTTGAACAATCTCTCGAAAAACTTGATCAGATTGAAACAGAACTTATCAAACTGGAAAAAACCAACTCTCCCGCAGGCTCCTCTGTTGCCCACATTTACGCCATAACTCTCTCTTTAAAAGAAAGTGCAGCACTGCTTGAACTTAGCAATATAAGCCTCATTGCAAGTAAGATCGGATCTGTTCTTGACCGTATTTTCAAAAACGAAATACCCTTCACCACTGAATTACTTAACATCATTATTGATATATTCGACAAACTTAATGAACTGGTCAGCAATGCAACGCTTAGTTCCGACTATGACGTCCGATTCATAACAATTCCGTTGGAAGAAGCTGTAAAAACTGCAATCGCTACAGCATCAGGATCAACAACAGCAACAACAAAAAACCCCACACCTGTCGCAAAAGAAGCCCTTGATGTTGAAGCGGATGAAATAGAAACATCCTACGTAGCTCCACCGAGTCACGCTAAATCAACACACATTTCAGCCGGTGATTTCAGAAAAAAATTCGGTATAAAAAAAGAAATTGATCTTTCAACCCATGCCAACCCGCTAGGAGTCTCAAAGGCTGTTTCAAATACAATCGTGAGTATGGCTAATAATTGCTGCGCTTTTGATAATGATATGTCTGACAACCTTAAATTCGGACTGGCAAAACGACATGATCTATCCGAGGATCAAATCATTGTCGCGAACGGAGCCGTTGAAATCCTCGACCTGACTCTTCGTCTATCGATCACTCCGGGCATTGACCATGTGCTCAGCTATGAGTTCGGTCTACCTGAGTATAGCAGAGTAGCAGCCCTTTGCGGAGTAGAACTGCTTCGCCTGCCGAGATCCCGCAACTTTTCACCACCGCTTGACCAGCTCGTTAATACTGCAAACGAAAACACTGCCGCAGTAATCATAACGAATCCCGATATGCCTTCCGGCTACGGACTTCCAGCAGAAGAACTGGCAACCATGGCCACTCTTCTTCCTAAACGTACATTGCTTATAATTGACGAAAGAGCCGTTGAATTTGCTTGGCCTGAAGACGACTATTCCATGTTGCAATTCCTTGATAAAATACCAAATCTTGTTATTCTACGCAGCTTTTCGTGGTCTTTCGGCATGCAAGGAGTGAGACTAGGTTACGCATTGATGAATGCAAAACGCGCCCAGCACCTTGAAGATTCAAGACTTCCGCAACCTATAAGCCCACTGAACCTTGGAGCAGGTATTGCTGCTCTCAACCATAATGAATTTTACTATTCAACCATAGCTTTGATAATAAGAGGTAGAGAACGCATACAAAACGGACTGAAAGAACTGGGATGCTCTGTCTACCATAGTCAAAGCAACTTTGTAATGTTCAGCGGACCGATTCCGGCAAAATCACTGCATGACAAAATGCTGGATCATGGTTTCAAACTTAAGCTTCTAGACGAATTCGGTCTTAATGATCTTCTTACTGTTTCAATCGGTAATAACTCCCGCAATCGTATGTTCCTTGCGGCAATGCAAAACATCCTATCTGAATAAAGGAGACTCTAAATGAACAGAACAATCCTCATTATAGGAATATTAACTTTACTATCCGGGTGTTCCGTCCATGTTCCCACAGTGCCCGAAATAAATTCATACTGTAGTTCTTTCTCTACTGAATCGAACTGCGACATGCAGGGAAATCTTTGCGAAAAGTACTCAGAAGTACTTCTAAAGCCATACTCTTCCGCAGCAGAATGCAGAAAAAGTTGTGAGAATGTTCAAATGAAATCGGCAAATCAGATGGGCCTCCAGAACTGCCTCCCGATATTTGATGCCGTCGGTGGCAAATGCACTGAGTACTGTGACGGAAATTATGAATAGACACGTGCAATAAAAGACTCCCTTGAACTCAACGGCTTGCAAGTAACAGCACACTGTCGTAACAATGACTTTATTTTTACGGCAGCTTCTCGCAATGAACGGACAAAAATTTGTCACTCTTAGCGCACGCTAAAAACATCACACTCAAAGGGATAGTCGCACCATGCTGAAACGGTTAACAGTAGGCCAAAAAATATTCAGTAGTTTTATTATTGTAGCCATCTTGTTCGGAGTCGTAAGCCTGGAATCGCTCATGGCCCTGAACAATTCATCCGAAGGATTCACCACCTATCGAGATTTTGCACGGGAATCTAATTTGATAGGCCAAATCCAGGTCAACCTGCTTGAAGGTGAAACTTATGTTAAAGATTACATCATAACAGGCGATGATAGATATAAAGTAAAACATGATGCAAGCATGAAAAAAATGCTTCAGTTGATCGCTACCGCAGAAAAAAGTTTTTTAAATAAAGAAAGACTCTCTTTGGTTGCCGAAGTCCGACATAGAATTAATTTATATGAAAAAAGCTTCTCTGAAGTTGCAAAGACGCAGGCACTTCGCACAACCTTAGCGAATGATGTTTTGATCTCTAAAGGGGATCTTATGGAACAAACCTTTGAACAAATCATCGACAGTCTGGGTAAATCAGAAAAACAATCACAAGCTCTCTACTGGTGTGCTAAAGGAGTCAGACATCTGGTTCTCGGTCGACTTTACACCGCTAAATTCATAGATGACAGCGACAACGAAAAGATAAAAAGAGCTCTTGAAGAAATGAACAAGCTGGATCTCGTAACAACCAAACTTGCACAGATTTTAAAAAATAATGACCGCGAGCAACTGGACAAAATAATTCAGGCAAGAACTGACTATGTTCAAACATTAATGAAGTTTACAACTATTACCGAAAAAAGAAACGACTTGATCAGTTCAGAAATTGATGTTCTGGGGCCCCAAATGACACAGGCGATCAAACAAGCCAAGAATTCCGTAGTTGCGGATCAAAATGAGCTGGGACCAAAACTTCAAGCCCGCAACAATCGCGCAATTACGAATGTATACATCTTTGGATTATGTGCAATTATTCTGGGTGGCATCGCAGCCATCATAATCGGAAGAAACATAACTCTACCTCTCAAAAAAGTTGTTGAAGCTGCGTATAGAATTGCTGATGGAAACATGCCGGAAGGACTTGAAGAAACCGACAGAAAAGATGAATTAGGTTCACTGGCAATTGCTTTTAATAAAATGACTACTTCACTGAATGTAATGGCGAGCGCAATGGAAAGAGTTGCCGATTCAGACTTAACAGTAAAAGTAGAGCCTCGATCAGAAAATGACACTATCGGAAAAGCTCTTGCCCGCATGGTAGAGAATTTAAAAGACGATAACAAAAAAATTCACGATACGGTCAGCATTTTATCTTCCTCCCTCAGCCAGATTTCAGCTGCTTCAGCAGAGCTGACAGCAAGCGCCGCCGAAACAGCAAGCGCTGTAACTGAAACAAACGCCACGGTTGAAGAAGTTAAACAAACAGCGCACCTGTCAAATGAGAAATCCAGACAGGTCGCAGAAGTCGCCCGCAAGGCCGTCCGAACTTCTCAGCAGGGACAAAAAGCGTCTGAAGATGCGGCATCAGGAATGATGAACATAAAGCTTCAAATGGATACAATTGCCACAAGTATCGTCAAACTTGCTGAACAGTCCCAGCACATCGGGGACATTATTTATGTAGTTAACGACCTTGCAGACCAGTCAAATATTCTCGCGGTAAATGCTTCTATTGAGGCATCTAAAGCCGGAGAAGAGGGAAGAGGTTTCACAATCGTTGCCCGGGAAATCAGAAACCTCTCTGATCAATCAAAGCAGTCCGTAGCTCAAATTCAGTCCATACTTGCCGACATTCAGAAGGCGACCAGTTCTGCCGTAATGATTACCGAAGAAGGCGGAAAAGCTGTTGAGTCCGGAGCAACTCTGTCCTCTCAGACGGGTGAATCCATCCTTAGTCTCAGCACGGTTATCAATCAGTCTGCTCAGTCATCTGCGCAGATTGCCGCATCCAGTCAGGAACAGTTAGCAGGACTTGATCAAGTCGCAGTAGCCCTCGGCAGTATTAAGCAGGCTGGTGAGCAAAACCTCGAAAGCTCCAGACAATTAGAAATTGCCGTAAAGGATCTTGATATACAGGCAAAATCACTACAAACCATGATGGATCGCTACAAACATTAATTAATTGATCAGACAATCGACAAAATCCGCAAATTGTAAAGTCCGGCAGGCGTTAGCCTGTCGGACTTTTTTTACGTAGTTCAATAGATTTATCTCTTTTTTCAGCAGTTTTAACCCCTTTTTTTTACAATATCGAAAGATAAAGCGCTTATTTTCATCAATAGGTAAATCCTCTAAGAATAACCACCTAAAAGACAGACATCACCAACAGTCCACTTCCACACTAATACTCTGTATTAACAAGTGCTTAAACAACTTCACACTGCTTATTTAGACATTCAGAACAGTCACTGCACGTATATTTAGAATAAAACAAGCCCACTTTTCTACCATCATAAAAGACTGTAATAATAGAAAATAAATATAAATGTCACTTTTTTTTCAAAAATGTCTTTTTAAAAACATATATTTACGATAATTTTCAGCATTCAGTGATGATTTTAGTGTTTTTATACAAATTTCAGGAGGAAAGAATGAGTAAAATGATTTTAAGAACTGTTATGGCTGTCATGGTGATGTCCCTTGCGTTCGTCATGCTGACAGGTTGTTCTAAAGAAGAAGAGAAAATTAAAATCGGCTTTAACATCCCCCTTACAGGAGATATTCCTAAAGTTGGTGAAGCTTCAAAAAATGCGGCTGAAATGCTCAAGGAAGATATCAACAGTCAGGGTGGCCTTGAAGTCGGCGGCAAAAAAATTCCTCTCGAATTTTATTATGAAGACAACGAATCCAAAGCCGAATCAGCTGTTAACGTGGCTCTGAAGCTTATCGAACAGAACGGAGTTGTTGCAATCATAGGTCCTAACTCCTCCAAACAGGCTGTTCCTGCCGGCGGAACCTGTAATGACAACCGCACTCCTATGGTTTCTCCATGGTCCACCAACCCTGACACCACCAAAAACCGCCCTTGGGTTTTCCGCGCAGCATTCCTTGATCCTTTCCAGGGTCCAGTTGCTGTAAACTTCGCAGCTAAGCAGTTCAAAGCAAAAACAGCTGCGGTTCTTTTTGATATTTCCAACGACTATTCAAAAGGTCTTGCTGAAATCTTCAAAGATATATGGGAAAAGAAAAATGGTGCGGACTCCGTTGTTGCTTTTGTATCTCACGGTACAAAAGATCAGGACTTCTCAGCTCAGCTGACCAAAATCATCAACTCCAACCCTGACTTCATCTTTGTTCCAGACAACTACAATCAGGTCGCTCTGATCATCAAACAGGCTCACGATCTAGGTTGGACCGGTCCTTTCATGGGGTCTGACGCATGGGGTTCATCTGAACTCATGACTCTTTGCGGCAAAGACTGCATAGGCCAGTTCTTCTCCACTCACTACGCCGCAGCAGGCGCAAAGGGTGCGACTAAAGAATTCATCGATCGCTACAGTGCAAAATTCGGTGAAACTCCTGATGACGTAGCAGCTCTCACATGGGACGCAACTCGTCTCGTCCTTCAAGCAATTCAGGATGCTGGTTCCTTCAACTCTGACGTTAAAGCAGAACGCAAAGCTATCCGCGATGCTCTCAGCAGCGTAAAAGAATTCGCAGGAATCACAGGCTCCATGAAGTTCGACGAACAGGGTGATCCTATCAAATGTGCGGTTGTTGTTCGCATCGATGAAAACGGTCAGTTCGTATTCGCTGAATCCGTCTGCCCATAAAGTTAAGCCTTAAAAGTCAAACGGCAGAAGAAAATAATCTTCTGTCGTTTGATTTTTTTCAGAATATTCCTCGACGAACCATGCCATTTCAGTATAAGTACAGTTTCGCAACTAATGCTCCCGTTTGAAGCTCCTGCTTAATACGGTGTGTTTTTAATCAAAAAGTTCACCGACCGAGCTTTTAAATAAGAAGAGGAATGACCGACTGTGGATATCCTCATCCAGAACCTGCTTAATGCGTTGCAATGGGGAAGTTTTTACGCCCTGATTGCTCTCGGATACACACTTGTTTACGGTGTCCTGCTCCTCATCAACTTTGCCCACGGTGACGTTTTCATGGTGGGAGCGTACGTAGCATTTTTCGTAGCAACTTTTTTTCTGGGAATTGTCGACCTCAGCCCAGGGCTAACTCTAGCTTTAACTGTACCGCTGACCATGCTTTTAACAGCTGGTGTCGGTGTTACACTTGAGCGTGTTGCCTATCGCCCCCTTCGCAGAAAAGGGGCACATAGACTATATGTGGTAATCACCGCTTTGATGTGTGGTCTGATGCTTGAGAACAGCAACCTCGCTCTACTTGGAGCAAGCCGCAAAAAATTCCCTGAACTATTGGACAAGGTGATTTACACTTGGGGCAATGTTTCTGTCACTAACCTAAAACTTATCGTAATTTTAACCGCTATCGCAGTATTTATCCTTCTTGAGTTCATTGTTACCCGCACCAAAATCGGGATGGCAATGCGCGGAATTTCATATGATAAGTTCGCAATCCCGCTCATGGGTATTCCCATCGATAACGTAATCGTTTTCACCTTTGTTCTTGGATCAGGAATGGCAGGTTTGGCAGGGCTTCTATTTGCCATGTCTTATCCAATTCTCGAACCGTACATGGGTGCTCTTATCGGTTGGAAAGCATTTATTGCTGCCGTGGTCGGAGGAATCGGAGACATTCGCGGAGCGTTTTTGGGGGGATTCTTACTTGGATTTATCGAAGTAGGTGTTGTAGCTATTTTCCCTTCCACTTACAGAGACCTTTTCGCATTCTCAATTCTACTGATGATTCTCTGGATAAAACCAACGGGAATCTTCGGTGTTGCCAAGACAACCAAGATTTAGAGTATTGGAATAGAAATAATGCAAAAGTACAGTTTCAATTTCGGAATATGGGGAATGGCCCTCATCATAATTGCTCTTTCCCAATTCGGAGCACTGGACCTTTATATTCAGTCGGTGATTATGTTCATCGGTATCAATATAATACTGTCCTCCAGTCTTAACGTGGTTAACGGATACATGGGAGAATTCTCCTGTGGGCATGCTGGATTCATGTGTGTAGGCGCATACGTTTCCTCCATCCTCAGTGTTATATTCTTTTCCCAGAATGCAATCTTCGGAGCACCTATTCTGCCTCCGGAATTTGCTATTATCGGTTTCCCGATCGTTGTAATCATTTCAGGACTCGTAGCTGGAGTTACAGGCCTGATTGTTGCGATTCCATCGTTTAAGACACGCGGTGACTACCTCGCTATCATTACAATTGCGGCTAACTACATGGTTATTTCCGCAATCGAAAATGTTGATGTAATCGGTGGTTCTCGCGGGTTCATGGGGATGAAACGGGTAGTCAATGCAATGACTGACGTTATAGATCTTCCATGGATGATGATCTGGGTTATACTGGGAACTTACATGAGTATCTGGATGATTCGCAGATTTGTTTCTTCAACCTACGGAAAAGGCATTATGGCTGTATCCCAGGATGAAGTTGCAGCTGAAATCATGAGTGTTAATACCAACAAGATGAAAATGGCAGCATTCATGCTTTCATCCGGTCTTGCCGGTATAGCAGGCGCTCTTTTTGCTCATGTTCTTGGATACGTTAACCCGCAATCTTTCAATATTATGAAATCTACTGAGTGTCTGGTTATGGTATATCTCGGCGGAATGGGATCCCTCGGCGGATCTGTTCTTTCTGCGATTCTCTTTACCGTAATGCTTGAACTGCTAAGGTTCATCATTCCGGCAATCGATACCGGCCTGCACATTATAAATGTTCTTCCAGACTCATACCACTTAAGTCAGGTATGGAAGTGGGTATTAATCCCGCTGACTCTGATTCTGCTCATGCAGTTCAGGCCGGAAGGACTTATGGGTAACAAAGAACTGCCCAAGCTGTTCCCGGGGCTGAAAAAATTCTACAAATTTAAGTAGATAATATCATACACCCCGCGAAACGGAGATTATATGTCACTTTTAAGCATAGATGGACTCACACAAAGATTCGGAGGGCTGCAAGCCGTATCCGATTTTAATATCGAGCTTGAAGAAGGTTCACTGACCAGCCTTATCGGTCCTAACGGTGCAGGCAAAACGACCATTTTCAACCTTATCTCAGGATTTTATCAGCCGACTGAAGGCGTTATCACCTTCAAAGGAACACCGACGAGCAAGATGAAGCCTCATCAGGTAACATCACTTGGCGTTGCCCGTACATTTCAGAATATCCGCCTCTGGCACGATATGACTGTAATGGATAACATCCGCATCGCTCAGCATTACCGTATGGGTTATGGAATCCTCGATGCCATTATGCGGACCAAAAATTACTACCTCAGAGAAAAAGAAATCGAGAGGATTTCAACCGAACTTCTCGAATTTATGGATCTTAGAGAATATGCAGAAGAACTCCCGACCAACCTCCCCTACGGACTGCAACGCAGGGTTGAGATTGCACGGGCAATGTCCATTCAGCCTTCACTGCTGCTTCTTGATGAACCGGCGGCGGGACTAAACTCCTCCGACGTTGATGGACTGATCACGCTCATCAAATGGATTCACGACGAATTCGACATTACAATTCTGATGATTGAACATCAGATGAAAGTTGTTATGTCCCTCTGTTCATGGATTAAATGTATTGATTTCGGTACAACCATTGACGAAGGAACCCCCGAACACATTCAGTCCAGCTCGACTGTAATTAAAGCATATCTGGGAGATGATTCAATTTGAATACTCTACTTGAAGTCAAAGATCTCCGCGTTAAATACGGTAACATTGAGGCGCTTCACGGCATCTCTTTTAATGTTAACGAAGGTGAAATTGTTACTCTTATCGGCGCTAACGGTGCGGGTAAGACAACCACACTGCTATCAGTAAGCCGCCTTCCACCGCCGGAAGCGCCAAAAGTAATCAGTGGTGAAATTTCATGGAAAGGGAAATCCATACTGGATGTTCCTCCTCATAATATCATCTCAGACCTGCATATAGCTCTGGTTCCCGAGGGACGGCATATTTTCGGCAACCTGACAGTTGAAGAAAATCTTAAGCTCGCGACATATGCACGCAAGGACTCCGCAAAAGACATTTCCGGAGATTACGACAGAGTTTTTGCCCTGTTTCCACGCCTTGCTGAACGCAGAAAACAGCGCAGTGAATCTCTTTCCGGCGGCGAACAGCAAATGCTGGCAGTCGGCCGGGCCTTGATGTCTAAATGTACGTTCATCATGCTCGACGAACCTTCAATGGGCCTTGCTCCGCTTCTTATGTACGATATGTTCCGCACCCTTAAGATGCTCAATCAGGAAGGGCTTACCATCTTGCTCATTGAGCAAAACGCTCACCTTGCGCTTAAATTTGCGCACAGAGGATATGTTCTCGATACAGGTGAAATTGTCGCTCAAGGCAGTTCCGCAGAGCTGATGGAAAATCCTGAAGTGAAAAAAGCCTACTTAGGCGGCTAAACCAAACCATTTATAAAAGTAAAAGGGTCAGAGATAATCTCCGACCCTTTTTTTATTTCTTGCGTCCGCCAACTTTGACTAATTCTCCGGGCGGTCCAAGTTGAATATCATAAATTATCGCAGCCCCTCTGATAAGCAACGTTCCTAAAAATCCGACAGCCATCGCGATTTCCGGAAGCACAGATAACTTTACAAGTCCTACATTTATAAAAGCTCCTGCCAAAGCAGCCACGGCGTAAAGTTCCCCACATAGAATCATAGGCCGTGTGTCGGTCAGAACATCACGGATAACACCACCACCGGTTGCGGTCATTACGCCCATAAAGACGGCTACTTCCCACGGCACACCCCATTGCATGGCAACACTGCTTCCAGTAACAGTGAACGCGCTAAGGCCTAGAGCATCAAACCATGTGGTAGCGTTATACCTGTTTGAAATACGGAATACCCAGAAATAGGTACAGAGTGCTGCGGTAATGCAAAGTAACAACTCCAGAGAATCCCTTGTCCACCAAACAGGACGGCCGAGCAAAAGATCACGAAGTGTACCTCCGCCTAGTCCTGTAACGACTCCGACAAGTACATAACCGACAATGTCCATCTTACGTTTCCCTGCGGCAAGCGCTCCACTGACAGAAAAAACGACATCACCGAAATACATAAAGCCGTGGATCACGCTTTGAATCATTTCTCCGTTGACAACTGACATTAAAATTCCTTTTAAAATATAATTATCCAGAAAAAATCATTCTGAAATGCTTACTTTAAATCGCAACTAAAATCTTTTCAGTAACAAAAACGAACGGACCGGATATTAATTACCGGACAGATTGTAAAGCTATATATTCAATCATATTACATTAAATTAAATATGCAGCAATAAACAGAGATTACTCCATTACGAATTGTACAAATACAATACTTGCCTGTACGGCTCTCAACTGCTAAAAAGGCCACCTCCTTAACGGGATAAAATCTACATAAATCGAGATAAAATATGACTTCATCAAGAGCATCCACAGCATACCTTACAGTTTCATGTAAGGACAGACCGGGCATTGTTGCCGCTGTTTCCGGCTTCCTTTTCTCTAAAAATGCAAACATAATCCACTCCGATCAACATTCAAGTGACCCCGTGGGCGGACGCTTTTTCTTAAGAATGCAATTCCACATGAAGGGATTGGACGGATGTTTTGAAGAGTTTAAAGAAGAATTTTCCGCTACTGTCGCCCAGAAATTTGATATGGACTGGACCCTTACTCCTGCATGGATTAAGAAAAAAACAGCCATTCTAGTTTCAAAATTTGACCACGCGATGATGGATCTCCTTTGGCGTGCAAAACGCGGAGAGCTATTCACAGATATCACAATGGTGATAAGCAATCACCCGGATCTACGCGAAGCAGTTGAATCCTTCGGGGTTACTTTCCACCATGTCCCTGTCGATAAAAACAAAAAAGAAGAGTCTGAAAATAAAATCCTAGAGCTTCTTGATGGCAAAGTGGACTTGATTATCCTCGCCCGCTATATGCAGATTCTGACTTCCAAGCTGATTGAATCTTATCCCGGTAGAATAATTAATATTCACCATTCCTTTCTACCTGCGTTTGTCGGAGCTGATCCGTATCGCCGCGCCGGTGAAAGAGGTGTTAAACTGATCGGAGCCACCGCTCATTACGTGACCGAAGAACTTGATCAAGGCCCGATTATTGAACAGGATGTTATCCGCGTTTCACACAGGCACGATATTGAAGAATTAAAAATTCTGGGTCGCGATATTGAACGGCAGGTTCTAAGCCGCGCTGTAAAATGGCACCTGTCTGAAAGAGTTCTTATAGATGGAAATAAAACGGTTGTGTTCATTTAGATATATCAGCAATTATTCAACACAAGCCTGCTACTTTTCATAATCATAAAAAAAACTCTCCTTGCGATTCAATCACAAGGAGAGTTTTTTATTTATTAACTATGACGGTAGTAACTTAGTTTATTGACCTACCGGAGCTTTCAGCTTTTTAAGAATCTGCTCTTCTGACTGAGCTCCGATTCCGAACCTTATAAGAAGTTCATTCAGCTTTCCGCGTATATCTTTAGTGACTTTAGCTATAGCCTGAAGACTAATAAGTACCAAAATTTCCGTTTTAAAATCACCTTTTTCATATAACTTGAGAATGGCAGTAATCAGATCTCTGTCAAGAGCCAGCAATTGCATTTCGCCAAGCAGCTCTTTAGCATTTTTCTGCTTAAATATAAGCCAGTTTTCATTGTTGGAATCCCGCAGCCAGAGTCTGGATTTTCTAATCTTAGTCATACCAATAGCATCAAGATCCGCAATATCTTTAGCGCAGGCTCTCCGACGCTTCAGAACTCTAAAGAGAAGTTTACTTTCTTCTCCTCTTATTTTCTTTTTAATCAATGCAGAAAATTTCATTTCCGTCAGGTAAAAGAAAAGACGATCCAAAGATTCCACTTCAAACTTACGCAGAAAGCCCTCGATAATTTTCTCATCCTGGGCTG of Maridesulfovibrio ferrireducens contains these proteins:
- a CDS encoding trimeric intracellular cation channel family protein, producing the protein MSVVNGEMIQSVIHGFMYFGDVVFSVSGALAAGKRKMDIVGYVLVGVVTGLGGGTLRDLLLGRPVWWTRDSLELLLCITAALCTYFWVFRISNRYNATTWFDALGLSAFTVTGSSVAMQWGVPWEVAVFMGVMTATGGGVIRDVLTDTRPMILCGELYAVAALAGAFINVGLVKLSVLPEIAMAVGFLGTLLIRGAAIIYDIQLGPPGELVKVGGRKK
- a CDS encoding ABC transporter ATP-binding protein, coding for MNTLLEVKDLRVKYGNIEALHGISFNVNEGEIVTLIGANGAGKTTTLLSVSRLPPPEAPKVISGEISWKGKSILDVPPHNIISDLHIALVPEGRHIFGNLTVEENLKLATYARKDSAKDISGDYDRVFALFPRLAERRKQRSESLSGGEQQMLAVGRALMSKCTFIMLDEPSMGLAPLLMYDMFRTLKMLNQEGLTILLIEQNAHLALKFAHRGYVLDTGEIVAQGSSAELMENPEVKKAYLGG
- the purU gene encoding formyltetrahydrofolate deformylase — encoded protein: MTSSRASTAYLTVSCKDRPGIVAAVSGFLFSKNANIIHSDQHSSDPVGGRFFLRMQFHMKGLDGCFEEFKEEFSATVAQKFDMDWTLTPAWIKKKTAILVSKFDHAMMDLLWRAKRGELFTDITMVISNHPDLREAVESFGVTFHHVPVDKNKKEESENKILELLDGKVDLIILARYMQILTSKLIESYPGRIINIHHSFLPAFVGADPYRRAGERGVKLIGATAHYVTEELDQGPIIEQDVIRVSHRHDIEELKILGRDIERQVLSRAVKWHLSERVLIDGNKTVVFI